Proteins encoded in a region of the uncultured Paludibaculum sp. genome:
- a CDS encoding RNA polymerase sigma factor, with protein sequence MTWFADAGFNSAESAFAGGEESTNQASEPGSPLAILQLYDQIRDPLHRYLLCLRLNSQEAEDVVQESFLRLHSNKEKIRAETVRAWLFRVAHNLAVSLKRRDAEVRMSAEDLRVLADARAALGPLEVEEKMLKEESLRRVRAAVLALPEQQQRCLHLRAEGLRYREISQVLGLPISTVANQLQRATGRLIEVLNE encoded by the coding sequence ATGACATGGTTCGCCGATGCTGGTTTCAATTCCGCCGAGTCTGCCTTCGCGGGCGGCGAGGAGTCGACGAACCAGGCGTCGGAGCCTGGATCTCCTCTGGCGATCCTGCAGCTCTACGACCAGATCCGCGACCCGCTGCACCGGTACCTGTTGTGTCTTCGTTTGAATTCGCAGGAGGCAGAAGACGTGGTTCAGGAGTCATTCCTGCGCCTGCATTCGAACAAGGAGAAGATCCGCGCCGAGACGGTGCGCGCCTGGCTCTTTCGTGTTGCCCACAATCTGGCGGTGTCGCTGAAGCGGCGCGACGCGGAAGTGCGGATGAGCGCCGAGGACCTGCGGGTGCTGGCGGACGCGAGGGCAGCGCTGGGCCCCTTGGAAGTCGAAGAGAAGATGCTGAAGGAAGAGTCGTTGCGCCGGGTGCGGGCCGCCGTGCTTGCTTTGCCGGAACAACAGCAGCGCTGTCTGCACCTGCGCGCGGAGGGCTTGCGTTACCGCGAAATCTCCCAAGTGCTGGGGTTGCCCATTTCGACCGTAGCCAACCAATTGCAGCGGGCCACGGGGCGGTTGATCGAGGTGCTGAATGAATAG
- a CDS encoding carboxypeptidase regulatory-like domain-containing protein, with product MRESNRRRLLAVLLLAGAGLGTATAQTAGNLVGQVLDSSGAVIAGATVTATNTANGNKRQVNTGNEGRFTIANIAIGAYDVSASQTNFQTSERPNVKVNVGETVRLEFTLSPGATTQVIQVTDETPLSDASNGAGATFSNSDVVGLPINGRDYARFSLLSPGAVARSNYISDISFNGQHTVHNQFAIDGVDATRVDQPYMANGFERGARLLTGSLDTIAEFRVQTSNYRAEYGRAAGSFVNIATKSGSNAFHGDFYEFFRNDFLDARNFFNKQPSPQAKYRFNDFGGNISGPIRANKSFFFANYEGSRQRIGITGSGTTPSAFLRQSVVSTSPALAPLIAEYPLGTSSTSNQYVDNYTTTAVSQVREDTASVRLDHRFNDSNFAYVRVNVNDSHVFGPLFGVTTSALGLQDFQNVPIRTSNVAVHDEHIITPTFLNEFLAGMQRWGSQLISDNPYPLLSVTGLTIVPGTRGRTRTNSSSYQVSDTMSLTTGAHSIKWGAAVYRIQVDRKSIPTSSITFTSIQDFINNSAASASVSVGDPGHATWAYQANAFLQDTWQLRKGLTLDYGIRYDYETPPYDPGEKTQSFDTRSNTLGAPGSSYFESNRFDFAPRVALAWQPAKGFVIRSGYGIFYQSYPVGFGAYSVPVNNIVGNTSFVRQQIPALSYPLTPFLQQGTAPLPTVAGFAWGKPDIYAQQWNLTMERQFGQSTAVQVAYIGNHGLNLRRNMNLNFYDPTLGRRPISGFADVNVETASGQNAYHSLQVSVTQRYRRGVQGSFNYTWAHAIDDVQDQGLYSGQPQNNNDYRSERGNSSGDMRHNVTYNLHYELPVGQGQHFLSNLHGAGSVLVSGWQVASLAIFHSGIANTVYLGTNTYGNFNFTNQRPNAVAGVSPYAADKSIDNWLNPAAFSMPASGTFGNLARNTIYGPGFAQVDFSVLKQTPMGEGKRMEFRAEIFNILNHPNFGQPNTTFGTASFGKVFNTFGATLGFGTSRQIQLAMKFIF from the coding sequence ATGAGAGAGTCAAATCGCAGAAGACTGCTGGCAGTGTTGCTGCTAGCCGGAGCGGGCCTGGGCACCGCGACCGCCCAAACCGCCGGCAACCTGGTGGGCCAGGTTCTGGACAGTTCCGGCGCGGTCATCGCGGGCGCCACGGTGACTGCTACCAACACCGCCAACGGCAACAAACGTCAGGTGAACACCGGCAACGAAGGGCGATTCACAATCGCCAATATCGCCATTGGCGCGTACGATGTCAGCGCGTCACAGACGAACTTCCAGACGTCCGAACGCCCCAACGTAAAAGTGAACGTCGGCGAAACGGTGAGGCTCGAATTCACGCTGTCGCCGGGGGCCACCACACAGGTGATTCAGGTGACCGACGAAACCCCGCTGTCCGATGCGAGCAACGGAGCCGGTGCCACGTTCAGCAACAGCGACGTGGTCGGCCTGCCAATCAACGGCCGCGACTATGCGCGGTTCAGCCTGCTGTCGCCGGGCGCGGTGGCGCGTAGCAACTACATCTCCGACATTTCGTTCAACGGGCAGCACACGGTTCACAACCAGTTCGCCATTGACGGCGTCGACGCGACTCGTGTCGACCAACCGTACATGGCCAACGGCTTCGAGCGCGGCGCCCGGCTGCTGACGGGCAGCCTGGACACCATCGCCGAGTTCCGGGTGCAGACCAGCAACTACCGCGCCGAGTATGGCCGTGCGGCCGGCTCGTTCGTCAACATCGCCACCAAGAGCGGCTCCAACGCGTTCCATGGCGATTTCTACGAGTTCTTCCGCAACGACTTCCTGGACGCACGCAACTTTTTCAACAAGCAACCGAGCCCGCAGGCGAAGTACCGCTTCAACGATTTCGGCGGCAACATCAGCGGACCCATCCGGGCCAACAAGTCGTTCTTCTTCGCGAACTATGAGGGCTCGCGGCAGCGGATCGGCATCACCGGCTCAGGCACGACGCCCAGCGCTTTCCTGCGCCAATCGGTAGTCTCCACCTCGCCCGCGCTGGCCCCGCTGATTGCGGAATACCCGTTGGGGACGAGTTCCACCAGCAACCAGTATGTGGACAACTACACCACCACAGCGGTTTCGCAGGTGCGCGAAGACACGGCCAGCGTGCGTCTGGATCACCGCTTCAACGACAGCAACTTCGCCTATGTGCGTGTGAATGTGAATGACTCGCACGTTTTCGGGCCGTTGTTCGGAGTCACCACCAGCGCCCTGGGCCTGCAGGACTTCCAGAACGTGCCCATCCGCACTTCGAATGTCGCCGTACACGATGAGCACATCATCACTCCGACGTTTCTGAACGAGTTCCTGGCGGGCATGCAGCGTTGGGGCAGCCAACTCATTTCCGACAACCCCTATCCGCTGCTTTCCGTGACGGGCTTGACCATCGTTCCCGGCACGCGCGGCCGGACACGCACAAACAGCTCCAGCTATCAGGTGAGCGATACAATGAGCCTGACCACCGGAGCGCACAGCATCAAATGGGGCGCCGCCGTCTACCGCATTCAGGTGGACCGGAAGTCGATTCCGACATCGTCCATCACGTTCACCTCGATCCAGGACTTCATCAACAACAGCGCCGCCAGCGCATCGGTGAGCGTGGGCGATCCCGGGCACGCCACCTGGGCCTACCAGGCGAACGCGTTTCTGCAGGACACCTGGCAACTGCGCAAGGGCCTCACGCTCGACTACGGCATCCGCTACGACTACGAGACTCCACCGTACGATCCGGGCGAAAAGACGCAGTCGTTCGACACGCGGAGCAACACGCTCGGCGCGCCGGGCAGTTCGTACTTCGAATCGAACCGCTTCGATTTCGCCCCGCGCGTGGCTCTGGCCTGGCAACCGGCGAAGGGTTTCGTGATCCGCTCCGGTTACGGGATCTTCTACCAGAGCTATCCGGTGGGCTTCGGCGCCTACTCAGTCCCGGTGAACAACATCGTGGGCAACACCTCCTTCGTGCGCCAGCAGATCCCAGCGCTGTCCTATCCGTTGACGCCGTTCCTGCAGCAGGGCACGGCGCCGCTACCCACGGTAGCCGGTTTTGCCTGGGGCAAGCCGGACATCTATGCGCAGCAGTGGAATCTCACGATGGAGCGGCAGTTCGGACAATCCACCGCGGTGCAGGTGGCCTACATCGGAAACCATGGCCTCAATCTGCGGCGGAACATGAATCTGAACTTCTACGATCCCACGCTGGGCCGGAGGCCCATCTCGGGCTTCGCGGATGTGAATGTCGAAACCGCTTCGGGCCAGAACGCCTACCACAGCCTGCAGGTCTCGGTGACGCAGCGGTACCGCCGCGGGGTCCAGGGCTCATTCAACTACACCTGGGCTCACGCGATCGACGATGTGCAGGATCAGGGCCTGTATTCCGGACAACCGCAGAACAACAACGACTACCGGTCGGAACGGGGCAACAGTTCAGGAGACATGCGTCACAACGTCACCTACAACCTGCACTATGAACTGCCGGTCGGGCAGGGACAGCACTTCCTCTCGAACCTGCACGGCGCGGGGAGTGTTCTCGTCAGTGGTTGGCAGGTGGCCAGCCTGGCGATCTTCCACAGCGGCATCGCCAACACGGTGTATCTGGGTACGAACACCTACGGCAACTTCAACTTCACCAATCAGCGCCCGAACGCGGTGGCCGGAGTCAGCCCCTACGCCGCGGACAAGAGCATCGACAACTGGCTGAACCCGGCTGCTTTTTCCATGCCGGCCAGCGGCACGTTCGGCAACCTGGCGCGGAACACCATCTACGGGCCCGGCTTCGCGCAGGTGGACTTCTCCGTCCTCAAGCAAACCCCCATGGGCGAAGGGAAGCGGATGGAATTCCGCGCCGAGATCTTCAACATCCTGAATCATCCCAACTTCGGGCAGCCGAACACCACGTTCGGAACGGCCAGCTTCGGGAAGGTCTTCAACACATTTGGCGCCACTCTCGGGTTCGGCACGTCGCGCCAGATTCAGCTTGCGATGAAGTTCATCTTCTAG
- a CDS encoding NUDIX hydrolase: protein MSTRQHLIEQLRDYRAFNSHEEAMRARILAFVEAHDDCFERSLSIGHITASAWVLSQDSARTLLVHHARLDKWLQPGGHCDGSPDVLASAMREVLEETGVAAVLAHEGIFDVDAHDIPARKNEAAHVHYDVRFLLRADQGIPLVVSEESRAVAWVPLDEVRLLNTDESVLRLVEKTRRDGA from the coding sequence ATGAGCACGCGTCAACACCTGATCGAGCAACTGCGCGACTATCGCGCCTTCAATTCGCATGAAGAGGCGATGCGCGCGCGCATCCTGGCCTTCGTCGAGGCGCATGACGACTGTTTCGAACGCTCCCTGAGCATTGGGCACATCACGGCATCGGCCTGGGTGTTGAGCCAGGATTCCGCGCGCACCCTGCTCGTGCATCATGCGCGCCTGGACAAATGGCTGCAGCCGGGCGGGCACTGCGACGGCAGCCCGGATGTGCTGGCTTCGGCCATGCGGGAAGTGTTGGAAGAGACGGGCGTGGCGGCCGTACTCGCGCACGAGGGCATCTTCGACGTGGACGCGCACGATATCCCGGCGCGCAAGAATGAAGCTGCCCACGTCCACTACGACGTCCGGTTCCTGTTGAGGGCAGACCAGGGTATCCCGCTGGTGGTGAGCGAGGAGTCGCGCGCCGTGGCCTGGGTGCCTCTGGACGAGGTCCGCCTGTTGAATACAGACGAATCGGTGCTGCGGCTGGTGGAGAAAACGCGGCGCGACGGCGCGTAA
- a CDS encoding NAD(P)/FAD-dependent oxidoreductase, which yields MNPGQFDAIVIGGGHNGLTCAAYLGKAGRRVLVLERRSLVGGCAVTEEIWPGYRISTASYLTSLLQERVINDLQLERHGYRVDAKDPAFFSAFPDGRHLFFWQDGQKTLDELAKFSPRDARRFAAYEAHLEKLAQVVESLLLTTPPPFPPDGIGALIDWLRIAGRLRGLTIAEMTGLVKIFSMSASDFLDEWFESPEIKVTLATDGVIGANGGPRSPGTAYILLHHCMGGVAGHRGLWGFVRGGMGAVSEALASAAREHGATILTDAPVAQIIVRHGKARGVVLQNGDEYHAPVVASNLDPRRTFLEILDPGLLPPEFAASIRQFRCEGTSLKINFALRGLPEFSCYPGAPQPLHDATMHICPSIEYVERAWDDAKYGRPSQRPLIELTIPTTYDPSLAPSGHHVMGAFLQYAPYTLKQPAAGGGGFDNGQGTTSWDELREPYGSHIVDLIAEYCPNIRDVVVDMQVLTPLDLERRFGLTGGNIFHGEMSFEQMFVMRPVAGWARYRTPVDGLYLCGSGAHPGGGVMAAPGYNCAREVLKHS from the coding sequence GTGAACCCAGGCCAGTTTGACGCAATTGTCATCGGCGGAGGCCACAATGGCCTCACCTGCGCCGCCTACCTTGGCAAGGCGGGCAGGAGAGTTCTCGTCTTAGAGCGCCGGAGCCTCGTCGGCGGCTGCGCGGTGACGGAAGAAATCTGGCCCGGGTACCGAATCTCCACCGCCTCTTACCTCACCAGCCTGCTGCAGGAACGCGTCATCAACGACCTGCAACTGGAGCGCCACGGCTATCGCGTCGACGCCAAGGATCCTGCCTTCTTCAGCGCCTTTCCCGATGGCCGCCATCTCTTCTTCTGGCAGGATGGCCAAAAGACACTCGACGAACTCGCGAAATTCTCCCCCCGCGACGCCCGGCGCTTTGCCGCCTATGAGGCCCATCTGGAGAAGCTCGCCCAGGTTGTGGAAAGCCTGCTGCTCACCACGCCGCCGCCCTTCCCTCCGGATGGAATCGGTGCGCTGATCGATTGGCTGCGCATCGCCGGCCGACTGCGCGGCCTTACCATTGCCGAGATGACCGGCCTGGTGAAGATCTTCTCGATGAGCGCCAGCGATTTTCTGGATGAGTGGTTCGAGTCGCCCGAGATCAAGGTGACGCTCGCCACCGATGGCGTGATTGGCGCCAACGGTGGCCCCCGGTCGCCTGGCACCGCATACATCCTGCTGCACCACTGCATGGGCGGCGTGGCCGGCCACCGTGGGCTGTGGGGTTTTGTCCGCGGCGGCATGGGCGCGGTTTCCGAGGCCCTGGCCTCGGCGGCGAGGGAGCACGGCGCAACGATCCTGACCGACGCACCGGTGGCGCAGATTATTGTCCGGCACGGGAAGGCGCGGGGCGTCGTGCTCCAGAATGGAGACGAGTACCACGCCCCCGTGGTTGCGTCCAACCTCGATCCCAGGCGCACGTTCCTCGAAATTCTCGATCCCGGCCTGCTGCCACCCGAGTTTGCCGCGTCCATCCGGCAGTTCCGCTGCGAAGGGACGTCCCTCAAGATCAACTTCGCGCTGCGGGGCCTGCCCGAGTTTTCGTGCTACCCCGGTGCGCCGCAGCCGCTGCACGATGCCACGATGCACATCTGCCCCTCCATCGAATACGTGGAACGGGCCTGGGATGATGCCAAGTACGGCCGGCCGTCGCAGCGCCCGCTCATTGAGCTCACTATACCGACGACCTACGACCCCAGCCTGGCACCGTCCGGTCACCACGTCATGGGGGCGTTCCTCCAGTACGCACCCTACACGCTGAAACAACCGGCCGCCGGTGGCGGGGGCTTTGACAACGGCCAGGGCACAACATCGTGGGACGAGTTGCGCGAACCCTACGGCAGCCATATCGTCGATCTCATCGCCGAATACTGCCCGAACATCCGGGACGTCGTGGTGGACATGCAGGTGCTCACGCCGCTGGATCTGGAGCGCCGCTTCGGCCTCACTGGAGGTAATATCTTCCACGGCGAGATGAGCTTCGAGCAGATGTTCGTGATGCGGCCAGTCGCGGGCTGGGCCCGCTACCGCACACCGGTCGACGGGCTGTACCTCTGCGGATCCGGAGCCCACCCCGGCGGCGGCGTCATGGCGGCCCCCGGATACAACTGCGCCCGCGAGGTATTGAAACACTCATGA
- a CDS encoding amidohydrolase family protein, with translation MTTLTKALLTSAALAAICSALQPGAAPPPEQGLPLKPTRVVEFQTNEGTWMSVDAAPDGKSILFDLAGHLYTLPVSGGTAKAITSGLEFDSQPRFSPDGRQIVFVGDRGGANNLWLADADGSHARALTTDPHTMFVSPEWSADGNFILVSQKKPEFYRSAFELWQYDVHGGSGVQITKSNANESTPPDKWHNALGPAVPPGANDVYYATKSGYFSSGVKFPLWQVARRSLVTGQEDIITDEQGSAFRPRVSPDGRKLIYATRRDSETALRIRDLATGEDRWLKAPVQHDNQESYFATRDLLPGYAFLPGGREIVLSWGGQFHRLDLTTGKDVPIAFTATVRRELGPRLHFPARVEEGPVRARVIQGASLSPDGRRLAFSALTRLYVMDVNNGTPRRMVQDGGTEFHPAWSPDGQWLAYVSWANGEGAIWKIRADGSGQPQRLTRVPAYYAEIAWSPDSTRIVALRASAHQAITQADQWGHGINVQDLVWIPAGGGAASVITAAAGFSRPHFTHDPERIHVTYTKSQGPLAAEYSLLSLRWDGSDRRTAFSIHGKNLWGAEFSPGVALCMSPDGHRALAIYRNQLFLLNQAMVGTPISLDVDAPSVAIARLTTAGADEVQWCDDGQTIGWSLGASFFRLPLADVASNSASTAKPNSHQWAKALHPVEIRASVEVRRHRVQGTILLRGARVITMRGDEVLPNADLLIHDNRIVSIGPRGSAHAAPGTKVMDVSGHTIVPGFIDTHAHWFQVRRGILDLQNWGFLATLAYGITTGRDPQTFTNDIFPYQELVETGAIPGPRAYSTGPGIFYVNDFQSADEASDVIARYKDYYATRMVKSYMVGNRRQREFVTEASARLGMMPTTEGAADMVLDMTHVIDGFSGNEHQFPVFPLYNDVIQLVARSGIFYTPTYIIEGYDGPGTENYYLQTTGVHDDPKVRRFIPHDILDKKGTRMTWFRNDEYVNATTAQGAAAILRAGGKVCVGGHGEFQGLSYHWELWSLHAGKLTNLEALRAATLNGAEALGLAQDLGSLEPGKLADLVILKKNPLEDIHNTTAIRYVMKDGELFEADTLDQVWPRAKPLPALWWWNEAR, from the coding sequence TTGACTACTCTCACCAAAGCACTCCTCACCTCCGCGGCACTGGCCGCAATCTGCTCTGCCCTGCAGCCCGGCGCCGCGCCGCCACCGGAGCAAGGCCTGCCCTTGAAGCCCACCCGCGTGGTGGAGTTCCAGACCAACGAAGGCACCTGGATGTCGGTCGACGCCGCGCCGGATGGCAAGTCCATCCTGTTCGACCTCGCCGGCCACCTCTACACGTTGCCGGTAAGCGGCGGAACCGCCAAGGCCATCACCTCCGGCCTGGAGTTCGACAGCCAGCCGCGCTTCTCGCCGGATGGAAGGCAGATCGTATTCGTCGGCGACCGCGGCGGCGCGAACAACCTGTGGCTGGCCGATGCGGATGGCTCGCATGCCCGGGCTCTCACCACCGATCCGCATACGATGTTCGTGTCACCGGAGTGGTCGGCGGACGGCAACTTCATCCTCGTCTCCCAGAAGAAGCCCGAGTTCTACAGGTCCGCCTTCGAGCTCTGGCAATACGACGTTCACGGCGGATCGGGTGTGCAGATCACGAAGAGCAATGCGAACGAGTCGACGCCGCCTGACAAGTGGCACAATGCGCTCGGCCCGGCCGTGCCGCCGGGCGCTAACGACGTCTACTACGCGACGAAGTCCGGCTACTTCTCCTCCGGCGTGAAGTTCCCCCTCTGGCAGGTGGCGCGGCGCAGTCTGGTGACCGGGCAGGAAGACATCATCACGGACGAGCAAGGCAGCGCCTTCCGGCCCCGTGTTTCGCCCGACGGGCGGAAGCTGATCTACGCCACACGCCGCGATTCCGAGACGGCCCTGCGGATTCGCGATCTGGCTACCGGCGAAGACCGCTGGCTGAAAGCCCCCGTCCAGCACGACAATCAGGAATCGTACTTCGCCACCCGCGACCTTCTGCCCGGTTATGCCTTCTTGCCGGGCGGCCGCGAGATTGTTCTCTCCTGGGGCGGCCAGTTTCACCGGTTGGATCTGACAACGGGCAAGGACGTCCCCATCGCGTTCACGGCGACCGTTCGGCGGGAGCTTGGTCCCCGTCTGCACTTCCCTGCCCGTGTTGAGGAGGGGCCTGTGCGGGCGCGCGTGATCCAGGGGGCATCACTTTCGCCCGACGGGAGACGCCTGGCCTTTTCGGCCCTCACGCGCTTGTACGTCATGGACGTGAACAACGGAACCCCGCGCCGCATGGTGCAGGACGGTGGCACGGAGTTTCACCCCGCCTGGTCGCCCGACGGGCAATGGCTGGCCTATGTCAGCTGGGCGAACGGGGAAGGCGCTATCTGGAAAATCCGCGCGGACGGCAGCGGCCAGCCGCAGAGGCTCACCCGGGTTCCGGCCTACTACGCCGAGATCGCCTGGTCGCCCGACTCTACGCGGATCGTGGCCCTGCGCGCGTCCGCGCATCAGGCCATCACGCAGGCCGATCAATGGGGCCACGGCATCAATGTGCAGGACCTCGTGTGGATCCCTGCCGGCGGCGGCGCGGCCAGCGTGATCACGGCGGCGGCGGGCTTCAGCCGGCCCCACTTCACGCACGACCCGGAACGCATCCACGTCACCTATACGAAGTCGCAGGGCCCGCTGGCTGCTGAGTACAGTCTCCTCTCCCTGCGCTGGGACGGCAGTGATCGCCGCACCGCGTTCTCCATTCACGGGAAGAACCTGTGGGGTGCTGAGTTCTCACCCGGCGTGGCGTTGTGCATGAGCCCCGACGGGCACCGCGCGCTCGCCATCTACCGCAATCAGCTCTTCCTCCTGAATCAGGCCATGGTAGGGACACCCATCAGCCTGGACGTCGATGCACCTTCTGTCGCCATCGCGCGGCTGACCACGGCGGGCGCCGACGAGGTCCAGTGGTGCGACGACGGCCAGACCATTGGATGGTCGCTGGGGGCGAGCTTCTTCCGCCTGCCGCTGGCGGACGTGGCCTCGAATTCCGCGAGCACTGCGAAGCCCAACAGCCATCAGTGGGCGAAGGCGTTGCACCCAGTCGAGATCCGGGCGAGCGTGGAAGTGCGCCGGCATCGCGTCCAGGGCACCATTCTCCTGCGGGGTGCGCGCGTCATCACCATGCGGGGCGACGAGGTGCTACCCAACGCAGACCTGCTGATCCACGACAACCGCATCGTCTCCATCGGTCCGCGGGGTTCGGCCCATGCCGCGCCCGGCACGAAGGTGATGGACGTCTCGGGCCATACCATCGTGCCCGGGTTCATTGATACCCACGCCCATTGGTTCCAGGTGCGGCGCGGCATCCTCGATCTGCAGAACTGGGGGTTTCTCGCCACCCTCGCCTACGGCATCACCACCGGGCGCGATCCCCAGACCTTCACCAATGACATCTTCCCTTACCAGGAACTGGTGGAGACCGGCGCGATTCCGGGTCCGCGCGCCTACTCCACAGGGCCCGGCATCTTCTACGTCAACGATTTCCAATCCGCCGATGAGGCCTCCGACGTCATTGCCAGGTACAAGGACTATTACGCCACGCGGATGGTGAAGTCCTACATGGTCGGCAACCGGCGCCAACGCGAGTTCGTCACCGAGGCATCGGCGCGTCTGGGGATGATGCCCACCACCGAAGGTGCCGCCGACATGGTGCTGGACATGACCCATGTCATCGACGGCTTCAGCGGCAATGAGCACCAGTTCCCGGTATTCCCTCTTTACAACGACGTCATCCAACTGGTGGCGCGGTCGGGCATCTTCTACACGCCCACCTACATCATCGAGGGCTATGACGGTCCGGGCACGGAGAATTACTACCTCCAGACAACGGGCGTCCATGACGACCCGAAGGTCCGGCGCTTCATCCCTCACGACATCCTCGACAAGAAGGGGACGCGCATGACCTGGTTCCGCAACGACGAATATGTGAATGCCACCACGGCGCAGGGCGCGGCGGCCATCCTGCGCGCCGGGGGCAAGGTGTGCGTCGGCGGACACGGTGAATTCCAGGGACTCAGCTATCACTGGGAGCTCTGGTCGTTGCACGCAGGCAAACTCACCAACCTGGAGGCGCTGCGGGCAGCGACACTGAATGGAGCCGAAGCGCTGGGCCTGGCCCAGGATCTGGGCAGCCTCGAACCGGGCAAACTCGCCGACCTGGTGATCTTGAAGAAGAATCCACTGGAGGACATCCACAACACCACCGCCATCCGGTATGTGATGAAGGACGGCGAGCTCTTCGAAGCCGACACACTGGATCAGGTCTGGCCGCGCGCCAAACCCTTGCCCGCGCTGTGGTGGTGGAACGAGGCGCGTTAA
- a CDS encoding alpha/beta hydrolase: MKRRWVVLAVAMCLALGAGWYLKGPGPLPEPRDTGTPGRTIVLRDGRRIGIVERGDAGGYPVLYFHGFLGSRLEMIADERMLRRFGIRWIGVDRPGVGLSASDDIGSYVDWANDAGELAEQLGAEKFSVMGWSAGAPLALAIAAHLPDRVDRVAIAAPITALGVEELRLAAPRAWLFQVRLAGWLPGLMGRRLQQLDARRQANPRGFELDHAREEVPSDARILSRDDVVDMMVINRAEAFRQGTSGLVHDLLLMSRDWGVEFESIRVPVRLWHGDQDRIASIRNSEYLAGVIPNAEFVPVKDGGHYVALTQAEAIIKWLARR; this comes from the coding sequence ATGAAACGCCGGTGGGTGGTGTTGGCGGTGGCGATGTGCCTCGCTTTGGGTGCGGGCTGGTATCTGAAAGGCCCGGGACCGTTGCCGGAACCCAGAGACACCGGCACGCCAGGCCGCACCATCGTGCTGCGCGACGGCCGCCGCATCGGCATCGTGGAACGCGGCGACGCAGGAGGCTACCCCGTTCTCTACTTTCACGGCTTTCTCGGATCTCGTCTGGAGATGATCGCGGATGAGCGGATGCTACGCCGCTTCGGAATCCGGTGGATCGGCGTCGATCGTCCAGGGGTGGGCCTCTCCGCCTCCGACGACATCGGCAGCTACGTCGACTGGGCCAACGATGCGGGTGAACTCGCCGAACAACTGGGCGCCGAGAAATTCAGTGTGATGGGCTGGTCGGCCGGTGCGCCCCTGGCCCTGGCCATCGCGGCCCATCTACCCGACCGCGTCGACCGTGTAGCCATCGCCGCGCCCATCACGGCGCTCGGAGTCGAGGAACTGCGTCTGGCCGCACCACGTGCATGGCTCTTCCAGGTCCGGCTCGCCGGATGGCTGCCCGGACTCATGGGCCGCCGCCTGCAGCAACTGGACGCCAGGCGCCAGGCGAACCCTCGCGGGTTTGAACTCGATCACGCACGGGAAGAGGTGCCCTCCGACGCCCGGATCCTCAGCCGCGACGATGTCGTCGACATGATGGTGATCAATCGGGCTGAGGCATTCCGCCAGGGCACCAGCGGTCTGGTTCATGATCTGCTGCTGATGAGCCGCGACTGGGGCGTCGAGTTCGAGTCCATCCGTGTACCCGTGCGCCTCTGGCACGGCGATCAGGACCGCATCGCCTCCATCCGCAACTCGGAGTATCTGGCCGGCGTCATCCCCAACGCGGAATTCGTCCCGGTGAAGGATGGCGGCCACTATGTGGCGCTCACGCAAGCCGAAGCGATCATCAAGTGGTTGGCGCGCCGTTAG